A portion of the Acidimicrobiales bacterium genome contains these proteins:
- a CDS encoding glycosyltransferase family 4 protein, whose amino-acid sequence MPHLLVTNDFPPKLGGIQSYLWELWRRLPPDEVTVLTTPYEGDAAFDAEQPFRVVRTTEKVLLPRRSLVRRVDALAEEVGASLVVLDPALPVGLIGPHLDRPYAVVVHGAEVTVPGRLPAGRTALRRVLRGATHVVAAGGYPSAEADRAAGRSLLTTVVPPGVDADRFVPLDDEARAAARRSLGLPTDGRLIVSVSRLVPRKGMDVLIRAAARLAPARPDLLVAIAGSGRDRPRLERLVVSTGAPVRFLGRVPDDDLPALYGCGDVFAMLCRDRWAGLEQEGFGIVFLEAAAAGVPQVAGASGGSDEAVVHGTTGLVVRRPDDVGEVADALGQLLDDPGRRRAMAAVGRARAVEEFSYDLLAGRLRAAIEATV is encoded by the coding sequence GTGCCGCACCTCCTCGTCACGAACGACTTCCCTCCCAAGCTCGGGGGGATCCAGTCGTACCTGTGGGAGCTCTGGCGGCGGCTGCCGCCCGACGAGGTGACGGTCCTCACCACGCCCTACGAGGGTGACGCCGCCTTCGACGCCGAGCAGCCGTTCCGGGTGGTTCGCACCACCGAGAAGGTGCTGCTGCCCCGCCGCTCGCTGGTTCGCCGCGTCGATGCCCTCGCCGAGGAGGTGGGAGCGTCGCTGGTGGTGCTCGACCCGGCGCTGCCGGTCGGCCTGATCGGGCCGCACCTCGACCGTCCCTACGCCGTGGTCGTCCACGGCGCCGAGGTCACCGTCCCGGGTCGACTGCCCGCGGGTCGGACCGCGCTGCGGCGGGTGCTGCGGGGGGCGACCCACGTCGTCGCCGCGGGCGGGTACCCCTCGGCCGAGGCGGACCGTGCCGCCGGCCGGTCGCTGCTCACCACCGTCGTGCCTCCGGGCGTCGACGCCGACCGCTTCGTTCCCCTCGACGACGAGGCGCGGGCTGCCGCCCGCCGGTCGCTCGGGCTCCCGACCGACGGTCGGCTGATCGTGAGCGTCAGCCGGCTGGTGCCCCGCAAGGGCATGGACGTGCTCATCCGGGCGGCGGCCCGGCTGGCACCGGCTCGTCCCGATCTGCTCGTGGCCATCGCCGGGAGCGGTCGAGACCGCCCTCGCCTCGAGCGCCTGGTCGTCTCGACGGGAGCCCCCGTCCGCTTCCTCGGCCGGGTGCCCGACGACGACCTCCCCGCCCTCTACGGGTGCGGCGATGTCTTCGCCATGCTCTGCCGCGATCGGTGGGCCGGCCTCGAGCAGGAGGGTTTCGGCATCGTGTTCCTCGAGGCGGCGGCCGCCGGCGTGCCTCAGGTCGCCGGCGCCAGCGGCGGCTCCGACGAGGCCGTCGTCCACGGCACCACCGGCCTGGTCGTGCGCCGTCCCGATGACGTGGGCGAGGTCGCCGACGCCCTCGGGCAGCTCCTCGACGACCCGGGACGCCGCCGGGCGATGGCGGCGGTCGGGCGCGCCCGCGCCGTCGAGGAGTTCTCGTACGACCTCCTGGCCGGCCGGCTCCGGGCGGCGATCGAGGCGACGGTGTGA
- a CDS encoding SRPBCC family protein — protein sequence MADQATEHMTIAVPPGRCYEVALDIGRYPEWARDIKEADVLERDDAGRPDRVAFRAAAMGHSARYVLRYDHDGAPGRLAWVLEEGDIMRRLDGEYLFEAVEGDPGSTAVTYHLEIELAVPLPGFVKRRAEGKIMTTALDELKRRCEGTAVDPA from the coding sequence ATGGCCGATCAGGCGACCGAGCACATGACGATCGCGGTGCCACCAGGGCGCTGCTACGAGGTGGCGCTCGACATCGGCCGCTACCCCGAGTGGGCCCGGGACATCAAGGAGGCCGACGTGCTCGAGCGCGACGACGCCGGTCGTCCCGATCGGGTGGCCTTCCGTGCCGCCGCCATGGGTCACAGCGCCCGCTACGTGCTGCGATACGACCACGACGGCGCCCCTGGCCGCCTGGCGTGGGTCCTCGAGGAGGGCGACATCATGCGACGCCTCGACGGTGAGTACCTGTTCGAGGCGGTCGAGGGCGACCCGGGGTCGACGGCGGTGACCTACCACCTCGAGATCGAGCTTGCCGTGCCGCTGCCCGGCTTCGTGAAGCGTCGCGCCGAGGGAAAGATCATGACCACCGCCCTCGACGAGCTGAAGCGTCGCTGCGAGGGCACCGCCGTCGACCCGGCGTGA
- a CDS encoding TRC40/GET3/ArsA family transport-energizing ATPase, translating to MTRVLLFTGKGGVGKTTTAAATALRCAEAGQRTMVLSTDPAHSLSDALDVPLGPLASPVCDDLWGQQLDAQDRMEEAWAEIRTYLVEVLSWAGVDGIEAEELSVLPGLDEVFALADIRTHAESGEWDVVVVDCAPTAETLRLLSLPEILSWYMDRIFPMGRRVTRLVGPVLSRMSSVPVAGDAVFAATRRFYDRLDGVRELLTDPARTSVRLVVNPERMVIAEARRTHTYLSLFGYRVDAVIANRLLPDEISDPWFTAWKATHATHLEAIEEGFAPVPVLRAELAPEELVGLDALRGFADALYGDLEAGARLHDGESFGIERDGDEMVLSLPLPGATHDDLELGLHTDELLVRVGPHRRAMVLPDTLRRRPVGAAALLEGRLEVRFGPRRPVEATA from the coding sequence ATGACGAGGGTCCTCCTCTTCACCGGCAAGGGTGGGGTCGGCAAGACCACCACGGCGGCCGCCACCGCGCTGCGCTGCGCCGAGGCCGGCCAGCGGACGATGGTGCTCTCGACCGACCCGGCTCACTCGCTGTCCGACGCCCTCGACGTGCCCCTCGGCCCGCTCGCCAGCCCCGTCTGCGACGACCTCTGGGGCCAGCAGCTCGACGCCCAGGACCGCATGGAGGAGGCGTGGGCCGAGATCCGCACCTACCTGGTGGAGGTCCTCTCGTGGGCGGGGGTCGACGGGATCGAGGCCGAGGAGCTGTCGGTCCTGCCGGGCCTCGACGAGGTCTTCGCCCTCGCCGACATCCGCACCCACGCCGAGTCGGGGGAGTGGGACGTCGTGGTGGTCGACTGCGCCCCGACGGCCGAGACCCTCAGGCTGCTGTCGTTGCCGGAGATCTTGTCGTGGTACATGGACCGCATCTTCCCCATGGGTCGCCGGGTCACGCGCCTGGTCGGGCCGGTCCTGTCGCGGATGAGCTCCGTGCCGGTCGCCGGTGACGCCGTCTTCGCGGCCACCCGGCGCTTCTACGACCGCCTCGACGGGGTGCGGGAGCTGCTCACCGACCCGGCCCGCACGAGCGTGCGCCTGGTGGTCAACCCCGAGCGCATGGTCATCGCCGAGGCCCGCCGCACCCACACCTACCTCTCGTTGTTCGGCTACCGGGTCGACGCCGTGATCGCCAACCGGCTCCTCCCCGACGAGATCTCCGACCCGTGGTTCACGGCCTGGAAGGCCACCCACGCGACCCACCTGGAGGCCATCGAGGAGGGCTTCGCCCCGGTGCCGGTGCTGCGGGCCGAGCTGGCACCCGAAGAGCTCGTCGGCCTCGATGCCCTGCGCGGGTTCGCCGACGCCCTGTACGGCGACCTCGAGGCCGGCGCCCGGCTGCACGATGGCGAATCGTTCGGCATCGAGCGCGACGGCGACGAGATGGTCCTCTCCCTGCCGTTGCCGGGCGCCACCCACGACGACCTCGAGCTGGGCCTCCACACCGACGAGCTGCTGGTCCGGGTCGGGCCGCACCGTCGTGCCATGGTGCTGCCCGACACGCTCCGACGTCGGCCCGTCGGAGCTGCCGCCCTGCTCGAGGGGCGGCTCGAGGTCCGCTTCGGCCCCCGACGACCGGTGGAGGCAACCGCATGA
- a CDS encoding ROK family protein: protein MSDAPTIGVDVGGTKVLGVVVDADGEVVAEVRRPTPLGGGAVVDAMVEVVAALRQEDAGRAATAVGAGVPGLVDRNGVLRGAPNLPGVTDLDVQSLGEAATGLRWRVDNDATVALWGEHLLGAARGVADVALVTLGTGIGGGLIAAGSLVRGAHGFAGEIGHMVVDVDGVVCVCGRSGCWERYASGSGLGRLAREVADAGQGRAMVALAGGDPMAVRGEHVTRAAAEGDPDALALVDVFADWFAVGLANLVQILDIERCVVGGGLVTASDVLLPPIVEAFGRRLGTPRQRPTVAIVPAELGASAGAIGAALLARDTERVAGT from the coding sequence TTGAGCGACGCGCCGACGATCGGCGTCGACGTCGGGGGCACCAAGGTGCTCGGCGTCGTCGTCGACGCGGACGGTGAGGTGGTCGCCGAGGTGCGACGGCCAACCCCGCTGGGTGGCGGCGCGGTCGTCGATGCCATGGTCGAGGTGGTGGCCGCCCTCCGGCAGGAGGACGCTGGTCGAGCCGCCACGGCGGTCGGGGCAGGCGTGCCGGGGCTTGTCGACCGCAACGGGGTGCTGCGCGGCGCCCCGAACCTGCCCGGGGTGACCGATCTCGACGTGCAGTCGCTCGGCGAGGCGGCCACCGGGCTGCGGTGGCGCGTCGACAACGACGCCACTGTCGCGCTGTGGGGGGAGCACCTCCTCGGAGCCGCGCGCGGCGTCGCCGACGTCGCCCTCGTCACCCTCGGCACCGGCATCGGCGGTGGACTGATCGCTGCCGGCAGCCTCGTCCGGGGCGCCCACGGCTTCGCCGGCGAGATCGGCCACATGGTCGTCGACGTGGACGGGGTCGTGTGCGTGTGCGGGCGCAGCGGGTGCTGGGAGCGCTATGCGTCCGGCAGTGGCCTCGGACGCCTCGCCCGTGAGGTCGCCGACGCCGGCCAGGGCAGGGCCATGGTCGCCTTGGCGGGTGGCGACCCCATGGCGGTGCGGGGCGAGCACGTCACCCGCGCTGCGGCCGAGGGCGACCCCGATGCGCTCGCCCTCGTCGACGTCTTCGCCGACTGGTTCGCGGTCGGCCTCGCCAACCTGGTGCAGATCCTCGACATCGAGCGCTGCGTCGTCGGTGGCGGGCTGGTCACCGCGAGCGACGTGCTGCTTCCACCCATCGTGGAGGCCTTCGGCCGCCGGCTCGGCACACCACGCCAGCGCCCGACGGTGGCGATCGTGCCTGCCGAGCTGGGAGCGAGCGCAGGCGCCATCGGCGCCGCCCTGCTGGCGCGGGACACCGAGCGCGTCGCCGGCACGTAG
- a CDS encoding aminotransferase class I/II-fold pyridoxal phosphate-dependent enzyme: MEFRRVTSLPPYVFTIIDGLKKEARRAGEDVVDLGFGNPDIPSPDIAVEKLAEAARNSRNHRYSASRGIPKLREAFADLYLRKFGVRLDPETEVINTIGAKEGYSHLMWTLLQPGDAALVPSPSYPIHIYGPLLAGADVREMPLGRPLVSGGAMGTPEADFFETLVERYEYSWPKPRVIVLSFPHNPTTTCVDLEFMQKVVDFARQREVVIVHDFAYADLGFDGYDPPSILQAEGAKEVAVELYSMTKSFSMAGWRVAFMAGNAEVVAALAKLKSYLDYGTFQPIQIAATVAMNEAPDYPAEVRACYQSRRDTLIDGLCRIGWEMEKPQGTMFAWAPIPEPYREMGSIEFASLLVREANVATSPGVGFGPGGDGYVRFALIENEQRINQAIRNLKRALTKL, encoded by the coding sequence GTGGAGTTCCGTCGCGTCACCTCGCTGCCCCCGTACGTCTTCACCATCATCGATGGGCTGAAGAAGGAGGCCCGGCGAGCAGGTGAGGACGTCGTGGACCTCGGCTTCGGCAACCCCGACATCCCCTCGCCGGACATCGCGGTCGAGAAGCTGGCCGAGGCCGCCCGCAACTCGCGCAACCACCGCTACTCGGCCAGCCGGGGCATCCCGAAGCTGCGCGAGGCGTTCGCCGACCTCTACCTGCGCAAGTTCGGCGTCCGCCTCGACCCGGAGACCGAGGTCATCAACACCATCGGAGCCAAGGAGGGTTACAGCCACCTGATGTGGACGCTCCTGCAGCCGGGGGACGCCGCCCTCGTGCCCTCACCGTCGTACCCCATCCACATCTACGGGCCCCTCCTCGCCGGTGCCGATGTCCGGGAGATGCCGCTCGGCCGTCCGCTCGTCAGCGGGGGGGCCATGGGGACGCCCGAGGCCGACTTCTTCGAGACCCTGGTGGAGCGCTACGAGTACTCGTGGCCGAAGCCCCGGGTCATCGTGCTGTCGTTCCCCCACAACCCCACCACGACCTGCGTCGACCTCGAGTTCATGCAGAAGGTCGTCGACTTCGCCCGCCAGCGCGAGGTCGTCATCGTCCACGACTTCGCCTACGCCGACCTCGGCTTCGACGGCTACGACCCTCCCTCGATCCTCCAGGCCGAGGGCGCCAAGGAGGTCGCCGTCGAGCTGTACTCGATGACGAAGTCGTTCTCGATGGCAGGGTGGCGGGTGGCGTTCATGGCCGGCAACGCCGAGGTCGTGGCTGCGCTGGCCAAGCTCAAGAGCTACCTCGACTACGGCACCTTCCAGCCCATCCAGATCGCCGCCACGGTGGCCATGAACGAGGCCCCCGACTATCCCGCCGAGGTGCGCGCCTGCTACCAGAGCCGCCGTGACACCCTCATCGACGGGCTGTGCCGCATCGGCTGGGAGATGGAGAAGCCGCAGGGCACGATGTTCGCCTGGGCCCCGATCCCGGAGCCCTACCGTGAGATGGGCTCCATCGAGTTCGCCAGCCTCCTCGTGCGCGAGGCCAACGTGGCCACGTCGCCAGGGGTCGGGTTCGGGCCTGGTGGCGACGGCTACGTCCGCTTCGCCCTCATCGAGAACGAGCAGCGCATCAACCAGGCGATCCGCAACCTCAAGCGAGCCCTCACCAAATTGTAG